A region of Thermotoga sp. Mc24 DNA encodes the following proteins:
- the cimA gene encoding citramalate synthase, whose product MSIKVYDTTLRDGAQAFGVSFSLEDKIRIAEALDSLGVHYLEGGWPGSNPKDIAFFKAVKGMNFKNLKVAAFSSTRRPGVKVEEDTNIQTLIKAETPVYTIFGKSWDLHVEKALRTTLEENLKMIYDTVSYLKRFADEVIYDAEHFFDGYKANREYALKTLKVAEEAGADCLVLADTNGGTLPHEIEEIIEDVKKHVKAPLGIHAHNDSDVAVANTLVAVRKGAVHVQGTINGLGERCGNANLCSVIPNLVLKMGLEVIPRENLKKLFDVAHLVAELSGRPHIENMPYVGDYAFAHKGGVHVSAIKRDPRTYEHINPELVGNRRIISISELSGKSNVLEKIREMGFEVDESSPKVREILEKIKELEAQGYHFEGAEASFELLVRDMLGKRKKYFEFLGFTVMTIKNRDEESFSEATVKVRVPDEVAKKLGHDEPFEHTAAEGEGPVEALDRAVRKALEKFYPSLKDTKLTDYKVRILNEQAGTRATTRVLIESSDGKRRWGTVGVSPNIIEASWTALLESLEYKLHRDEEEMRNDEEN is encoded by the coding sequence TTGAGTATAAAGGTCTACGATACAACACTCAGGGACGGCGCACAGGCTTTTGGGGTTTCTTTCTCACTCGAGGATAAGATCAGAATCGCCGAGGCCCTCGATAGTCTCGGTGTTCACTATCTGGAGGGGGGCTGGCCTGGCTCCAACCCAAAAGATATAGCGTTCTTTAAAGCTGTAAAAGGTATGAACTTCAAAAACCTGAAAGTGGCGGCTTTCAGTTCCACAAGAAGACCCGGCGTGAAAGTAGAAGAAGACACGAACATACAGACCCTCATAAAAGCAGAAACACCTGTTTACACGATCTTTGGGAAAAGCTGGGATCTTCACGTGGAGAAAGCTCTGCGAACAACGCTCGAGGAGAATCTGAAGATGATATACGACACAGTTTCATATCTCAAAAGATTCGCCGATGAAGTGATATACGACGCGGAACACTTCTTCGATGGGTACAAGGCGAACAGAGAATACGCCCTCAAGACCCTGAAGGTGGCAGAGGAAGCGGGTGCTGATTGTCTTGTTCTTGCCGATACGAACGGGGGAACGCTTCCCCACGAGATCGAGGAGATCATCGAAGATGTGAAAAAACACGTGAAAGCTCCGCTCGGTATACACGCTCACAACGATTCGGATGTGGCGGTGGCGAACACACTTGTGGCCGTGAGAAAAGGAGCTGTGCACGTTCAGGGAACCATAAACGGACTTGGGGAGAGATGTGGAAACGCGAATCTTTGCTCGGTGATCCCAAATCTCGTCCTCAAGATGGGGCTCGAGGTTATACCAAGAGAGAACTTGAAGAAACTCTTCGATGTGGCACACCTCGTGGCGGAACTCTCCGGAAGACCTCACATCGAGAACATGCCTTACGTGGGTGATTACGCCTTCGCACACAAGGGAGGAGTTCATGTTTCCGCTATAAAACGCGATCCAAGGACTTACGAGCACATCAACCCAGAGCTTGTGGGAAACAGAAGGATCATATCCATCTCAGAGCTTTCCGGTAAGAGCAACGTGCTGGAGAAGATAAGAGAAATGGGATTCGAAGTAGATGAATCATCGCCCAAGGTCAGGGAGATTCTCGAAAAGATCAAGGAATTGGAAGCGCAGGGATACCATTTCGAAGGAGCGGAAGCATCTTTTGAACTCCTTGTCAGGGATATGCTTGGGAAAAGAAAGAAGTACTTTGAGTTTCTCGGCTTCACCGTGATGACCATAAAGAACAGGGATGAGGAGAGTTTCTCCGAAGCAACCGTGAAGGTCAGAGTCCCGGACGAAGTTGCAAAAAAACTGGGACACGACGAACCCTTTGAACACACCGCGGCAGAAGGAGAAGGACCGGTAGAAGCGCTCGACAGAGCGGTGAGAAAGGCCCTCGAAAAATTCTATCCGTCTCTGAAAGACACGAAACTCACAGACTACAAGGTGAGAATCCTGAACGAGCAGGCGGGTACCAGAGCGACAACACGGGTTCTCATAGAGTCCAGCGATGGAAAGAGAAGGTGGGGAACTGTTGGTGTCTCACCAAACATCATAGAGGCTTCCTGGACCGCTCTTCTCGAATCCTTAGAGTACAAGCTTCACAGGGATGAAGAGGAGATGAGAAACGATGAGGAGAATTAA
- the ilvD gene encoding dihydroxy-acid dehydratase, with amino-acid sequence MRSDVIKKGLERAPHRSLLKALGITDDEMQRPFIGIVSSWNEIIPGHVHLDKVVEAVKAGVRMAGGVPFVFPTIGICDGIAMDHRGMKFSLPSRELIADSIEIVASGFPFDGLVFVPNCDKITPGMMMAMGRLNIPSVLISGGPMLAGRYNGRDIDLITVFEAVGGHRVGKVDEETLKAIEDLACPGAGSCAGLFTANTMNSLAEALGIAPKGNGTVPAVHAKRLRIAKEAGMLVVELVKRNIKPRDIVTLDSFMNAVMVDLATGGSTNTVLHLKAIAESFGIDFDIRVFDELSRKIPHICNISPVGPYHIQDLDDAGGIYAVMKRLQENGLLREDVMTIYLKKMGDLVREAKILNEDVIRPFDNPYHKEGGLGILFGNLAPEGAVAKLSGVPEKMMHHVGPAVVFEDGEEATKAILSGKIKKGDVVVIRYEGPKGGPGMREMLSPTSAIVGMGLAEDVALITDGRFSGGSHGAVIGHVSPEAAEGGPIGIVKDGDLIEIDFEKRTLNLLISDEEFERRMKEFTPLVKEVDSDYLRRYAFFVQSASKGATFRKP; translated from the coding sequence ATGAGGAGTGATGTGATAAAGAAAGGTCTCGAAAGGGCTCCCCATAGATCACTTTTGAAAGCGCTCGGAATAACGGACGACGAAATGCAAAGACCGTTCATCGGTATAGTGTCTTCGTGGAACGAGATCATTCCCGGCCATGTCCACCTTGACAAGGTCGTCGAGGCGGTGAAAGCCGGTGTGAGGATGGCCGGGGGAGTTCCTTTTGTCTTCCCAACGATCGGGATCTGTGACGGAATAGCCATGGACCACAGGGGAATGAAATTTTCGTTGCCCTCGAGAGAGCTCATAGCAGACTCCATAGAGATCGTTGCCAGCGGTTTTCCATTCGATGGTTTGGTCTTCGTTCCCAACTGCGACAAGATCACACCCGGCATGATGATGGCCATGGGAAGATTGAACATCCCGTCCGTTCTGATATCCGGAGGTCCCATGCTTGCAGGTCGTTACAACGGCAGGGACATCGATCTCATCACCGTCTTCGAAGCGGTTGGTGGACACAGAGTGGGAAAAGTCGATGAAGAAACGCTCAAAGCGATAGAAGACCTCGCGTGCCCCGGAGCCGGTTCGTGTGCCGGATTGTTCACCGCAAACACGATGAACTCCCTGGCGGAAGCTCTCGGAATTGCACCGAAGGGGAATGGGACCGTCCCGGCCGTTCATGCGAAGAGGTTGAGAATAGCGAAAGAAGCGGGAATGCTCGTTGTGGAACTTGTAAAAAGAAATATAAAGCCTAGGGATATCGTCACTCTGGACTCTTTCATGAACGCTGTTATGGTGGACCTCGCAACAGGAGGCTCCACCAACACGGTTCTGCATTTGAAAGCGATAGCCGAGAGTTTTGGAATCGATTTCGATATAAGGGTCTTTGATGAACTCAGCAGGAAGATCCCTCACATCTGCAACATCTCTCCCGTTGGTCCGTACCACATACAAGATCTCGACGACGCCGGTGGCATTTACGCTGTGATGAAACGTCTCCAGGAAAATGGTCTTTTGAGAGAAGACGTCATGACCATCTATCTGAAAAAAATGGGTGATCTCGTCAGGGAAGCTAAGATCCTGAACGAAGACGTGATCAGACCCTTCGATAATCCATACCACAAAGAGGGTGGGCTCGGAATTCTCTTTGGAAACCTCGCTCCAGAAGGGGCGGTTGCCAAACTCTCTGGTGTTCCTGAGAAGATGATGCACCACGTTGGTCCAGCCGTTGTCTTTGAAGATGGGGAAGAGGCAACAAAAGCCATTCTCTCAGGAAAGATCAAAAAAGGAGACGTGGTCGTGATCCGCTACGAAGGACCAAAAGGTGGTCCTGGTATGAGAGAGATGCTCTCACCCACCTCTGCCATTGTGGGAATGGGCCTTGCGGAGGACGTGGCTCTCATCACGGACGGTAGGTTTTCGGGAGGATCACACGGTGCTGTGATAGGGCACGTTTCTCCGGAAGCGGCAGAAGGTGGTCCTATAGGTATCGTGAAAGACGGGGACCTCATCGAGATAGATTTTGAAAAGAGAACCCTGAACCTCTTGATCTCAGACGAAGAGTTCGAAAGGAGAATGAAAGAATTCACACCTCTGGTTAAAGAAGTGGACAGCGATTACCTGAGAAGGTACGCGTTCTTCGTTCAGTCAGCAAGCAAAGGGGCGACCTTCAGGAAGCCCTGA
- the ilvC gene encoding ketol-acid reductoisomerase: MAVIYYDKDADLELIRDKKIAIIGYGSQGHAHALNLKDSGLNVVVGLREGSKSWKKAEEQGLTVKTIEEAAKEADIIMMLIPDENQPEIYKKYIEKHLTEGKMLMFAHGFNIHYHQIIPPKNVDVTMIAPKSPGHIVRREYVEGRGVPALVAVYQDYTGKAKDIALAYAKGIGVTRAGVIETTFKEETETDLFGEQAVLCGGVTALIKAGFETLVDAGYQPEIAYFECLNELKLIVDLIYEGGLSFMRYSVSNTAEYGDYISQEKIVTKEVRENMKQMLKDIQTGKFAKDWILENQAGRPYFYTMRKKESEHLIEKVGKELRKMMSWLKERNVDEE; this comes from the coding sequence ATGGCAGTGATTTATTATGACAAAGACGCGGATCTCGAACTGATCAGGGACAAAAAGATCGCGATCATAGGGTACGGAAGTCAGGGGCATGCGCACGCGTTGAATCTGAAAGACAGCGGTCTCAACGTCGTGGTTGGATTGAGGGAGGGAAGCAAGAGCTGGAAAAAAGCGGAAGAACAGGGTTTAACCGTGAAAACCATAGAAGAGGCGGCAAAAGAGGCCGACATCATCATGATGCTCATCCCAGATGAGAACCAGCCGGAGATCTACAAAAAATACATAGAAAAACACCTCACCGAGGGTAAGATGCTGATGTTCGCCCACGGGTTCAACATCCACTATCACCAGATCATACCTCCGAAGAACGTGGATGTGACGATGATCGCTCCGAAGAGCCCTGGTCACATCGTGAGAAGAGAATACGTTGAGGGAAGGGGTGTGCCGGCTCTCGTAGCGGTCTATCAGGACTACACCGGTAAAGCCAAAGATATAGCGCTCGCTTATGCCAAAGGTATCGGTGTGACAAGGGCGGGTGTGATAGAGACGACCTTCAAGGAAGAGACGGAAACGGACCTGTTTGGAGAGCAGGCGGTCCTCTGCGGTGGAGTAACGGCTCTCATAAAAGCTGGTTTCGAAACTCTTGTGGATGCGGGTTATCAACCGGAAATCGCCTACTTCGAATGTCTCAATGAGCTCAAGCTCATCGTCGACCTCATATACGAAGGTGGCCTTTCCTTCATGAGATACTCCGTCAGCAACACCGCGGAGTACGGTGACTACATCAGTCAGGAAAAGATCGTTACAAAAGAAGTGAGAGAGAACATGAAGCAGATGCTCAAGGACATTCAGACGGGAAAGTTCGCCAAGGACTGGATACTCGAAAATCAGGCGGGAAGACCCTACTTCTACACCATGAGAAAGAAAGAATCAGAGCATCTCATAGAAAAAGTAGGAAAAGAACTCAGAAAAATGATGTCTTGGCTCAAGGAGAGGAACGTGGATGAGGAGTGA
- the ilvN gene encoding acetolactate synthase small subunit: protein MTNQIREHLVSMLVHNKPGVMRKVANLFARRGFNISSITVGESETPGLSRLVIMVKGDDKTIEQIEKQAYKLVEVVKVTPIDPLPENRVEREMALIKVRFDEDKQEIFQLVEIFRGKIIDVSREGAIIEITGARSKVEAFINLLPQKQVEEIARTGIVAMNRWNVKEGEGF from the coding sequence ATGACGAACCAGATTCGGGAACATCTTGTATCCATGCTCGTCCACAATAAACCTGGTGTGATGAGGAAAGTGGCGAATCTGTTCGCCAGAAGGGGATTCAACATCAGCAGTATCACCGTTGGAGAATCAGAAACTCCGGGTCTTTCAAGGCTCGTCATCATGGTAAAGGGCGATGACAAAACGATCGAGCAGATAGAAAAACAGGCCTACAAACTCGTGGAGGTTGTGAAGGTAACTCCCATCGATCCCCTTCCAGAGAACCGTGTGGAGAGAGAAATGGCTCTGATCAAGGTGAGGTTCGATGAGGACAAACAGGAGATCTTCCAGCTCGTCGAGATATTCAGGGGTAAGATCATTGATGTTTCCAGAGAAGGTGCGATCATAGAGATCACTGGCGCAAGGAGCAAAGTGGAGGCTTTCATAAATCTTCTTCCTCAGAAGCAGGTGGAAGAAATAGCGAGAACAGGTATCGTGGCCATGAACAGATGGAATGTAAAAGAAGGGGAGGGATTCTGA
- the ilvB gene encoding biosynthetic-type acetolactate synthase large subunit, which yields MKMKGSKMLFEALLREGVDTIFGIPGGAIINVYDELCNYEDKIKFYLFRHEQGATHAADGYARVTGKPGVVIVTSGPGATNTVTGIATAYMDSIPIVVITGQVPTSLIGTDAFQEVDVTGITMPITKHNHLVTSIEELPYAIKEMFYVATTGRPGPVVLDFPKDIQTAEGEFNYPDTVEILGYKPTVKGHPKQIKKAVELLKESKRPVVIVGGGANLSGAMDLVNQFIDKFRVPAVSTLMGRGVNPSDERLYYDGIGMHGTYYGNYAVANADLVIALGVRFSDRILGNPRTFAKNAKIVHVDIDPAEIGKNVRVDVPIVGDLKSVLQEFLKYEIETDFSDWVEELQEIKRKHPLTYKRDGKLIKPQYVVEKVNEVFPDDTVVVADVGQNQMWVAQFYKFKHQRSFLCSGGLGTMGYALPAGIGAKIGVPDREVVVFAGDGGFQMNIQELMTIKRYNLPLKIIVMDNKALGMVRQWQQLFFNCRYSATILSDNPDFAKIAEAIGIKAMRIEKPDQVDEAIEKLAMSREPMLIHAVVDPAENVLPMVPPGGDVGTPLLEAPYDETFVERVLKVIEEGRRGDER from the coding sequence GTGAAGATGAAAGGTTCAAAGATGTTATTTGAAGCCCTTCTGAGGGAAGGAGTAGATACGATTTTCGGTATCCCTGGTGGTGCAATCATCAACGTATACGACGAACTCTGCAATTACGAAGATAAGATAAAATTCTATCTCTTCAGACACGAGCAGGGAGCCACACACGCGGCAGATGGTTACGCGAGGGTCACGGGAAAACCCGGAGTGGTCATCGTCACTTCCGGACCGGGTGCCACGAACACGGTCACGGGCATAGCCACAGCCTACATGGATTCGATTCCGATCGTAGTGATCACCGGTCAGGTTCCAACTTCTTTAATAGGAACCGATGCCTTCCAGGAAGTGGATGTCACAGGAATCACCATGCCCATTACCAAGCACAACCATCTCGTCACAAGTATAGAAGAACTTCCTTACGCGATAAAAGAAATGTTCTACGTTGCCACAACGGGGAGACCAGGACCCGTTGTCCTGGATTTTCCAAAAGATATACAAACGGCCGAAGGAGAATTCAATTATCCCGATACGGTAGAAATATTGGGGTACAAACCCACGGTGAAAGGTCATCCCAAACAGATAAAGAAAGCGGTTGAACTCTTGAAAGAGTCGAAACGCCCTGTTGTCATTGTAGGTGGTGGAGCGAATCTTTCCGGTGCAATGGATCTCGTAAACCAGTTCATCGACAAATTCAGGGTTCCCGCTGTCAGTACCCTCATGGGACGTGGGGTTAACCCTTCCGATGAGAGACTTTACTATGACGGAATAGGAATGCACGGTACTTACTATGGAAACTACGCTGTGGCCAACGCGGATCTTGTCATCGCCCTCGGTGTGAGATTCAGCGACAGGATCCTCGGAAATCCCAGGACATTCGCAAAGAACGCCAAGATAGTCCACGTTGACATAGATCCCGCCGAGATCGGGAAGAACGTAAGGGTAGACGTGCCCATAGTCGGTGATCTGAAGAGTGTCCTACAGGAATTCTTGAAATACGAAATCGAGACGGACTTCTCAGACTGGGTCGAAGAGCTTCAGGAGATAAAGAGAAAGCACCCGCTCACCTACAAGAGGGATGGGAAGCTCATAAAACCTCAGTACGTTGTGGAAAAGGTGAACGAAGTCTTTCCAGATGACACGGTGGTCGTTGCGGATGTGGGACAGAACCAGATGTGGGTTGCACAGTTCTACAAATTCAAACATCAGAGGTCTTTCCTGTGTTCCGGAGGACTTGGAACGATGGGATATGCCCTTCCTGCCGGGATAGGAGCCAAAATAGGAGTTCCTGACAGAGAAGTTGTAGTCTTCGCCGGAGACGGTGGTTTCCAGATGAACATACAGGAGCTCATGACGATAAAGAGATACAACCTCCCTCTGAAGATCATCGTGATGGACAACAAAGCGTTGGGAATGGTGAGACAGTGGCAGCAACTCTTCTTCAATTGCAGATACTCTGCCACTATTCTGTCTGACAACCCGGATTTCGCGAAGATAGCGGAAGCCATTGGTATAAAAGCGATGAGAATAGAGAAACCCGATCAAGTCGATGAAGCGATCGAAAAGCTCGCAATGTCCAGAGAACCGATGCTCATCCACGCCGTCGTTGATCCCGCTGAGAACGTTCTTCCGATGGTGCCACCGGGAGGAGACGTGGGGACACCACTTCTTGAAGCCCCATACGATGAAACTTTCGTGGAAAGAGTTCTGAAGGTCATCGAAGAGGGCAGGAGAGGTGATGAAAGATGA
- a CDS encoding aspartate kinase, giving the protein MRVGIAGLGTVGGSIYRILKERGNEIEKRVGEKFIISKVINRSPKKYELLGVSKEEIAFDFDDLILNSDVVVEAIGGTDVAVDLVRRALELGRIVVTPNKNLISEYGNEFLEYIKKRKLFFEASVGGGIPIISLLQDYLIFQKVTRIRGIMNGTTNYILTEMSKGRSFEEVLKEAQDLGYAEADPTNDIEGYDVAYKVSVLAGVVTGRFPGIDSVQFEGITRIDPEYLKEIVRSGRKLKLIGELDFATNRYEVRLREVTPEDPFFNVDGVDNAIEVSTDLAGDFLLKGRGAGGYPTASAVIADLFRVAKYKVLGGAEKFSVVVMKFGGAAISDVEKLEKVAEKIIKRKKSGVKPVVVLSAMGDTTDHLIELAKTIDENPDPRELDLLLSTGEIQSVALMSIALRKRGYKSISFTGNQLRIITDKRYGSARIIDINTDIISRYLKQDFIPVVAGFQGITETGDITTLGRGGSDLTAIALAYSLGADLCELYKDVDGVYTADPRIVKNARVIKELSWEEMIELSRHGAQVLQARAAEFARKYGVKVLIKNAHKETRGTLIWEGTKVENPIVRAVTFEDGMAKVVLKDVPDKPGVAARIMRTLSQMGVNIDMIIQGMKNGEYNTVAFIVPESQLGKLDIDLLKTRSDAKEIIIEKGLAKVSIVGVNLTSTPEISATLFETLANEGINIDMISASNSRISVIIDGKYVEDAVKAIHSRFELDRE; this is encoded by the coding sequence GTGCGGGTAGGAATCGCGGGGCTTGGAACTGTGGGCGGCAGTATATATCGCATACTGAAAGAAAGAGGAAATGAAATAGAAAAAAGAGTCGGTGAAAAGTTCATCATTTCAAAGGTGATAAATCGCTCTCCTAAAAAATACGAACTACTCGGTGTGTCGAAAGAGGAGATAGCTTTCGATTTCGATGATCTCATCTTGAACAGCGACGTGGTTGTGGAAGCAATAGGTGGGACAGACGTGGCGGTCGATCTCGTGCGACGTGCTTTGGAGCTGGGGAGAATCGTGGTAACCCCAAACAAGAATCTCATCTCCGAGTACGGCAATGAATTCTTAGAGTACATAAAGAAACGAAAGCTTTTCTTCGAGGCATCTGTGGGTGGGGGTATTCCCATAATATCTCTCCTTCAGGATTATCTGATCTTTCAGAAAGTCACAAGGATACGTGGAATAATGAACGGAACAACGAATTACATCCTCACGGAGATGAGCAAGGGAAGATCTTTCGAAGAAGTTTTGAAAGAGGCTCAGGATCTTGGCTACGCTGAGGCTGACCCTACAAACGACATCGAAGGTTACGACGTGGCGTACAAGGTTTCCGTTCTGGCCGGTGTGGTAACGGGAAGGTTCCCGGGCATAGACAGCGTGCAGTTTGAAGGCATAACCAGAATAGATCCGGAGTATCTCAAGGAGATCGTTCGCTCTGGAAGAAAGCTGAAGCTGATCGGAGAACTCGACTTTGCGACAAACAGATACGAGGTGCGTTTGAGAGAAGTAACACCGGAGGATCCGTTCTTCAACGTGGACGGTGTGGACAACGCGATAGAAGTTTCAACCGATCTCGCTGGAGATTTCCTTTTGAAGGGAAGGGGAGCGGGTGGATATCCCACCGCCAGCGCCGTGATAGCGGATCTCTTCAGAGTGGCGAAGTACAAAGTTCTCGGTGGTGCCGAGAAGTTCTCAGTTGTGGTGATGAAGTTCGGTGGAGCCGCCATCTCCGATGTGGAAAAACTCGAGAAGGTGGCCGAGAAGATCATAAAGAGGAAGAAGAGCGGTGTGAAACCCGTTGTCGTACTTTCCGCTATGGGAGACACCACAGATCACCTGATAGAACTCGCAAAGACAATCGACGAAAACCCTGATCCGAGAGAACTCGACCTCCTTCTTTCGACAGGAGAGATACAGAGCGTGGCTCTCATGAGTATCGCACTCAGAAAGAGAGGTTACAAATCGATTTCCTTCACTGGAAATCAACTGAGGATCATAACCGACAAACGTTACGGATCGGCAAGGATCATCGATATCAACACGGATATCATTTCGAGGTATTTGAAACAAGATTTCATACCTGTCGTCGCCGGGTTTCAGGGTATAACCGAGACGGGGGACATCACCACCCTCGGGAGGGGTGGATCGGATCTCACAGCGATCGCTCTCGCTTACTCACTGGGAGCGGATCTGTGTGAACTCTACAAAGACGTGGACGGGGTGTACACGGCGGATCCCAGGATCGTAAAGAACGCGCGGGTGATAAAAGAGCTCTCCTGGGAAGAGATGATCGAGCTTTCAAGACACGGTGCCCAGGTGCTGCAGGCAAGAGCGGCAGAATTCGCGAGAAAGTACGGTGTCAAGGTTCTCATAAAGAACGCACACAAGGAGACTCGTGGAACTCTCATATGGGAGGGGACAAAAGTGGAGAATCCAATCGTCAGGGCGGTTACCTTTGAAGATGGTATGGCGAAAGTCGTTTTGAAGGACGTGCCAGATAAACCAGGTGTTGCAGCACGGATTATGAGAACTCTCTCACAGATGGGAGTGAACATCGACATGATCATACAGGGAATGAAAAATGGAGAGTACAACACTGTAGCATTCATCGTTCCAGAATCCCAGCTTGGAAAACTCGACATCGACCTTTTGAAAACAAGAAGCGACGCAAAAGAAATCATCATTGAAAAAGGACTCGCAAAGGTCTCCATCGTAGGGGTGAACCTCACCTCAACACCTGAAATCTCCGCCACTCTCTTTGAAACACTGGCGAACGAGGGGATCAACATCGATATGATCAGTGCATCGAACAGCAGGATCTCTGTGATCATAGACGGGAAATACGTGGAGGATGCCGTGAAGGCGATCCACAGCAGATTCGAACTGGACAGGGAGTGA
- the thrC gene encoding threonine synthase: MKLGILEKYREFLPVTDKTPMLSLNEGNTPLIPLVNMSRELGINIYVKYEGANPTGSFKDRGMVVAVAKALEEGSKAIMCASTGNTSASAAAYAARAGIKAIVLIPEGKIALGKLAQAMIYGAVVLQVRGNFDKCLELVKEITSKYPITLVNSINPYRLEGQKTAAFEIVDELGDAPDYHFIPVGNAGNISAYWMGYKEYYQHGFSTKLPKMMGFQAEGAAPIVRGHPIENPETIATAIRIGNPANWEKAVRARDESGGDIDMVSDEEILRAQRLLAQKEGIFCEPASAASIAGLLKKHKQGIFKGGETVVCTLTGNGLKDPNIVISQLEPPRTIEGRVEEILEVLDI, from the coding sequence ATGAAATTGGGAATACTCGAAAAGTACAGAGAATTTCTTCCCGTAACAGACAAAACCCCCATGCTCTCTTTGAATGAAGGGAACACTCCTCTCATACCCCTCGTGAACATGAGTAGGGAACTCGGAATAAACATCTACGTAAAATACGAAGGGGCCAATCCGACGGGGTCCTTCAAAGACAGAGGAATGGTCGTTGCCGTCGCAAAAGCACTGGAAGAAGGCTCGAAAGCCATCATGTGCGCTTCGACGGGAAACACCTCCGCGTCCGCTGCCGCGTACGCAGCAAGGGCGGGAATAAAGGCGATCGTTCTGATACCGGAAGGGAAGATCGCGCTCGGAAAATTGGCTCAGGCGATGATATACGGCGCTGTGGTGCTTCAGGTGAGAGGAAATTTCGACAAGTGTCTGGAATTGGTCAAGGAAATCACATCTAAATATCCCATCACACTCGTGAACAGCATCAATCCCTACAGACTCGAAGGGCAGAAAACGGCCGCTTTTGAGATAGTCGACGAGCTCGGCGATGCACCGGATTACCATTTCATACCCGTGGGAAACGCGGGCAACATCTCCGCTTACTGGATGGGGTACAAAGAGTACTACCAGCATGGGTTCTCTACCAAACTGCCGAAGATGATGGGATTCCAGGCGGAAGGAGCTGCCCCCATAGTTCGCGGCCATCCCATAGAAAACCCGGAGACGATCGCCACTGCCATAAGGATTGGTAACCCCGCAAACTGGGAAAAAGCGGTGCGGGCACGCGACGAATCTGGCGGAGACATCGACATGGTGAGCGACGAAGAAATACTACGTGCCCAAAGGCTCTTAGCCCAGAAAGAGGGAATCTTCTGCGAACCCGCGTCCGCTGCTTCAATAGCGGGTCTTTTGAAGAAGCACAAGCAGGGAATCTTCAAAGGTGGAGAAACCGTCGTGTGTACCCTCACCGGGAACGGTTTGAAGGATCCAAACATCGTCATCTCACAGCTTGAGCCCCCAAGGACCATAGAAGGAAGAGTAGAAGAGATTCTGGAGGTACTCGACATATGA
- the thrB gene encoding homoserine kinase has protein sequence MKILVPATTTNLGAGFDVFGLALDLFNEVEFSFDTKETTIESVGKYAPDLKDHNLFFKVFEFFERRTGYRVPPVWIKQTCNIPVSSGLGSSAAVIVAALHIANEGTGRNLSREDLMKLAAELEGHPDNVVPAFTGGLVVCYQNGSHFDFEKFEIDLSLTFLVPNFSMCTNEMRKILPEKVPFEDAVFNIKNSCQFLAKIAAGKITEALKYVGDRLHQNYRINGNRKMKEFVEAILSKNPEYWFVSGSGPSVCSSINNFDGIPYLKDVLKLRVNNRGMIISE, from the coding sequence ATGAAGATCCTGGTGCCGGCCACAACAACCAATCTCGGAGCGGGATTCGATGTCTTTGGACTCGCGCTGGATCTTTTCAACGAGGTAGAGTTTTCCTTCGATACGAAAGAGACAACCATAGAAAGTGTTGGAAAATACGCACCGGATTTGAAAGATCATAATCTGTTTTTCAAAGTCTTCGAGTTCTTCGAAAGAAGAACCGGGTACAGGGTACCACCTGTCTGGATCAAGCAGACGTGCAACATTCCTGTGTCGAGTGGCCTTGGATCGAGCGCAGCCGTGATCGTTGCGGCACTCCACATTGCGAACGAAGGAACAGGTAGGAACCTTTCACGGGAAGATCTCATGAAACTCGCTGCGGAGCTGGAAGGCCATCCCGACAACGTTGTTCCCGCCTTCACAGGAGGTCTCGTTGTTTGTTATCAAAACGGAAGTCACTTTGATTTTGAAAAGTTCGAAATCGACCTTTCTCTCACCTTTCTCGTTCCGAACTTTTCAATGTGCACGAATGAAATGAGAAAGATCCTTCCGGAGAAGGTTCCTTTTGAAGACGCTGTTTTCAACATAAAGAATTCGTGCCAGTTCCTTGCAAAGATCGCAGCCGGAAAGATCACAGAGGCCCTGAAATACGTAGGAGATCGTCTTCACCAGAACTACAGAATAAACGGCAACAGGAAGATGAAAGAGTTTGTGGAAGCCATTTTGTCAAAAAATCCCGAATACTGGTTTGTGAGTGGATCCGGTCCTTCTGTTTGTTCCAGCATAAACAACTTCGACGGAATTCCTTATCTCAAAGACGTTCTGAAGCTGAGAGTGAACAACAGGGGGATGATAATCTCAGAATAG